One genomic region from Streptomyces venezuelae encodes:
- a CDS encoding tetratricopeptide repeat protein: protein MTFWRKGGTERVSVGGDSSYSAVGPYSSVIVQQAAPQGADAVGWPLEVGAVPALASAFQPRTGLRERIDAVREEGGTAVLTQVLSGGGGVGKSQLAASYASQAVAEGVDLVVWAPAGELQQVVTRFAEAGVRVVAPGVTGTDPEADARAFLAWLATTSRRWLVVLDDITDPGAVEGWWPVSRTGSGWVLATTRLHDARLTGGGRRRVSVDVYEAGEAVAYLRARLADEDGLADGAVDELAEELGYLPLALGHAAAYMINHGLGCRAYLELFRGSRSIAEVLPPSADAEGYGRQIATTLLLSLDAVEAADPEGVARRVLGLAALLDPAGHPEALWRTEAVLEYLGCGGEAARATLRVLHRYALLSCDAGVVRIHALTARAVRETISEEDSSALVIAAADALVEIWPGVDQPDWAVAAMLRANVDSLTAVAGEHLWGEDPHSVLPRVGLSLRAAGLAEPALAYWQQLAAQCERRLGPECPWFLQFQSMAALSLSAVRRSDEAIALGRRALAVSERVLDPDSPVTLDCRNNLATLYQESGRTVEAIEVGERVLAETIQAFGHGHRNTLAVRSNLANYLSGAGRTAEALAIQEQLLPLFEQELGAGSLTTLTVRHNLAGSYFVVGRFAEAIEMWEGVLADRERILGPEHPHTVLVRSSLSLAYMLSGRDEEAREQMERAAAAAERTFGPEHSDTLMYRANLAVSRRAGRPLWRRILRR from the coding sequence GTGACCTTCTGGCGGAAGGGCGGGACCGAGCGCGTCTCCGTCGGCGGGGACTCCTCGTACAGCGCGGTCGGGCCGTACAGCTCCGTCATCGTCCAGCAGGCCGCTCCGCAGGGCGCGGACGCCGTCGGCTGGCCGCTTGAAGTGGGCGCCGTGCCCGCGCTCGCCTCCGCCTTCCAGCCCCGGACGGGGCTGCGGGAACGGATCGACGCCGTGCGGGAGGAGGGCGGGACGGCGGTCCTCACGCAGGTCCTGTCGGGCGGCGGCGGGGTCGGGAAGTCGCAGCTCGCCGCGTCGTATGCCAGTCAGGCCGTCGCCGAGGGCGTGGACCTTGTGGTGTGGGCGCCGGCCGGTGAGCTCCAGCAGGTCGTCACGCGGTTCGCCGAGGCGGGGGTGCGGGTCGTGGCGCCGGGGGTGACGGGAACGGACCCCGAGGCCGACGCCCGTGCCTTCCTGGCCTGGCTGGCGACCACCTCGCGGCGCTGGCTCGTCGTCCTCGACGACATCACCGACCCCGGTGCGGTGGAGGGTTGGTGGCCGGTGAGTCGGACCGGCAGCGGGTGGGTGCTCGCCACCACGCGGTTGCACGACGCGCGGCTGACCGGGGGCGGGCGGCGGCGGGTGTCCGTCGACGTGTACGAGGCGGGGGAGGCCGTCGCCTATCTGCGGGCGCGGCTCGCCGACGAGGACGGGCTCGCGGACGGGGCCGTGGACGAGCTGGCGGAGGAGCTCGGGTATCTGCCCCTCGCCCTCGGGCACGCCGCCGCGTACATGATCAACCACGGGTTGGGGTGCCGGGCCTACCTGGAGCTGTTCCGCGGGAGCCGGTCCATCGCGGAGGTCCTTCCGCCGTCCGCCGACGCCGAGGGGTACGGGCGGCAGATCGCGACGACGCTGCTCCTGTCGCTGGACGCGGTGGAGGCGGCGGACCCGGAGGGGGTCGCTCGGCGGGTGCTGGGGCTGGCGGCCCTGCTGGACCCGGCCGGGCATCCGGAAGCCTTGTGGCGTACAGAGGCGGTGCTGGAGTACCTCGGATGTGGAGGGGAAGCGGCCCGTGCGACCCTGCGGGTCCTGCACCGGTACGCGCTGTTGTCCTGCGACGCGGGAGTGGTCCGCATCCACGCCCTGACGGCCCGCGCGGTCCGCGAGACGATCTCGGAGGAGGACTCGTCGGCGCTGGTGATCGCTGCAGCCGACGCGCTGGTGGAGATATGGCCCGGGGTGGACCAGCCTGATTGGGCTGTGGCCGCGATGTTGAGGGCCAACGTGGACAGCCTCACCGCCGTGGCGGGTGAGCATCTCTGGGGAGAGGACCCGCACTCGGTTCTCCCGCGCGTCGGTCTCAGCTTGCGGGCCGCCGGTCTCGCGGAGCCCGCGCTGGCCTACTGGCAGCAGCTCGCCGCTCAGTGTGAGCGCAGGCTCGGGCCGGAATGCCCATGGTTCCTCCAGTTCCAGAGCATGGCAGCGCTCTCCCTCTCCGCAGTGCGGCGTAGTGACGAGGCGATCGCGCTGGGGCGACGGGCGCTGGCGGTCAGCGAGCGGGTGCTCGACCCCGATTCCCCGGTCACCCTCGATTGCCGGAACAACCTCGCGACCCTCTATCAGGAGTCGGGACGTACCGTCGAGGCCATCGAGGTGGGGGAGCGCGTACTGGCCGAGACCATTCAGGCGTTCGGCCACGGCCATCGCAACACGCTCGCCGTCCGGAGCAACCTCGCCAACTACCTGTCCGGTGCGGGGCGGACCGCCGAGGCCCTGGCCATCCAAGAGCAGCTCCTTCCGCTCTTCGAGCAGGAACTGGGAGCCGGGAGCCTGACAACCCTGACCGTCCGGCACAACCTCGCCGGTTCGTACTTCGTCGTGGGGCGCTTCGCCGAGGCCATCGAGATGTGGGAGGGGGTGCTCGCGGACCGGGAGCGGATCCTCGGTCCTGAGCATCCGCACACGGTGCTCGTCCGGTCCAGTCTCTCCCTTGCCTACATGCTGTCGGGGCGTGACGAAGAGGCGAGGGAGCAGATGGAGCGGGCCGCCGCCGCCGCGGAGCGGACCTTCGGTCCCGAGCACTCGGACACCCTGATGTACCGGGCGAACCTGGCGGTGAGCAGGCGCGCCGGCCGTCCCCTCTGGCGCCGCATCCTGCGCCGCTGA
- a CDS encoding DUF397 domain-containing protein — protein sequence MTEPTPNWHKSTYSGADNDACIEVADNLPRVLVRDTKDHAKGELTATPGAWAAFTAFARTYAV from the coding sequence ATGACTGAGCCCACCCCGAACTGGCACAAGAGCACGTACAGCGGCGCTGACAACGACGCCTGCATCGAGGTCGCCGACAACCTCCCCCGCGTCCTCGTCCGCGACACCAAGGACCACGCCAAGGGCGAGCTCACCGCCACCCCTGGCGCCTGGGCCGCCTTCACCGCGTTCGCGCGGACGTACGCGGTCTGA
- a CDS encoding helix-turn-helix transcriptional regulator, with the protein MPGAQDLDPGDSIEQYLGNMVREARLTLGREWTQAYVAKQVFSSGSRLSEIERGEDPPDRDLAKKLEIVLRLPAGSLVNLVKILTDQNVRDYAKTYMRRQLEATAIHEFSIVVPGLLQTADYARAVMEAGLAGDSGQIGGFVGRRLERQAVLDQPDPPWMMIVLDEASLRRDMGGGRVMREQIEHLLAMCDRPNVNIQVLPMRGTPVPGSVALLTLPKGERGAYTEGFSTGNYTEEPAEVMRFQRVYDLLQQGALGVRASLELMRAIAKEHDD; encoded by the coding sequence ATGCCAGGAGCGCAAGATCTGGACCCCGGGGACAGCATCGAGCAGTACCTCGGGAACATGGTCCGCGAGGCGCGACTGACGCTGGGGCGTGAGTGGACGCAGGCGTACGTGGCGAAGCAGGTCTTCAGCAGCGGCAGTCGGCTGTCCGAGATCGAGCGCGGAGAAGACCCCCCGGACCGGGACCTGGCGAAGAAGCTGGAGATCGTCCTGCGGCTTCCGGCCGGCTCGCTGGTGAACCTCGTGAAGATCCTCACCGATCAGAACGTGCGCGACTACGCGAAGACGTACATGCGGCGGCAGCTCGAAGCCACGGCCATACACGAGTTCTCGATCGTCGTGCCGGGCCTGCTCCAGACGGCCGACTACGCCCGAGCGGTGATGGAGGCGGGCCTCGCGGGCGACTCGGGGCAGATCGGCGGCTTCGTCGGCAGGCGACTGGAGCGGCAGGCCGTACTCGATCAGCCCGACCCGCCCTGGATGATGATCGTGCTCGACGAGGCCTCCCTGCGCCGTGACATGGGAGGCGGGCGCGTGATGCGGGAGCAGATCGAGCACCTTCTCGCCATGTGCGACCGCCCCAACGTGAACATCCAGGTGCTGCCCATGAGGGGGACTCCCGTGCCCGGATCCGTGGCGCTCCTCACCCTCCCGAAGGGGGAGCGAGGGGCGTACACGGAGGGGTTCAGCACGGGCAACTACACCGAAGAACCAGCCGAGGTGATGCGATTCCAGCGTGTCTATGATCTGTTGCAGCAGGGTGCGTTGGGCGTCCGGGCGTCCCTGGAACTGATGCGCGCGATCGCGAAGGAACACGATGACTGA
- a CDS encoding esterase/lipase family protein produces MSEQEQAERIVGEFTLATPVGAESPVPLPYPVPAPDAQWELPNGFAHVFYGEGNQGITRPVILCDGFNLGKSDLKALYAGLDRDFPLLTELRRRGRDVILLGLNERSASILDNAETATAAIMRTVAEQLGDAPLTVGGFSMGGLITRYALAKMERQRMDHRVRLYFSYDTPHRGAVVPVGIQAFSHFIPVPNPFARQMNSPAARQLLWRHYDPKTGEIGTAPERKQFLEELERVGSWPQIPLRVALANGRGDGTGLPIPPGETALKVERIYPGTTFYAQAEGKDVIVAELKRRFPPAEKPITTDDFPELDGAPGGTLRSYGILSDALKKAGARTDLRHESVCFVPSVSAVAIRDIDQQKDLYAHIDDLPPEESEVDEFICSSETTGHTAITRELGEWLLERLPD; encoded by the coding sequence TTGTCCGAGCAGGAGCAGGCCGAGCGGATCGTCGGCGAGTTCACCCTCGCCACCCCAGTCGGCGCCGAGTCGCCGGTCCCCCTGCCGTATCCGGTCCCGGCACCGGACGCGCAGTGGGAACTGCCGAACGGCTTCGCGCACGTCTTCTACGGCGAAGGCAACCAGGGGATCACCCGGCCGGTGATCCTGTGCGACGGCTTCAACCTCGGCAAGAGCGACCTGAAGGCGCTGTACGCCGGCCTCGACCGCGACTTCCCTCTTCTGACCGAACTGCGCCGCCGGGGCCGTGACGTCATCCTGCTCGGCCTGAACGAGCGCTCCGCCTCGATCCTGGACAACGCCGAAACGGCGACGGCCGCCATCATGCGGACCGTCGCCGAGCAGCTGGGCGACGCACCGCTGACCGTGGGCGGCTTCAGCATGGGCGGCCTGATCACCCGCTACGCCCTGGCCAAGATGGAGCGACAGCGGATGGACCACCGCGTCCGCCTGTACTTCTCCTACGACACCCCGCACCGCGGCGCTGTCGTGCCCGTCGGCATCCAGGCGTTCTCCCACTTCATCCCGGTCCCGAACCCCTTCGCCCGGCAGATGAACAGCCCGGCCGCCCGGCAGCTGCTCTGGCGGCACTACGACCCCAAGACCGGGGAGATCGGGACCGCCCCCGAGCGCAAGCAGTTCCTGGAGGAGCTGGAGCGCGTCGGCAGCTGGCCGCAGATTCCCCTCAGGGTGGCGCTCGCCAACGGCCGTGGCGACGGCACGGGCCTCCCCATCCCGCCCGGCGAGACCGCGCTGAAGGTCGAGCGGATCTACCCCGGCACGACCTTCTACGCCCAGGCCGAGGGCAAGGACGTCATCGTCGCCGAGCTGAAGCGGAGGTTCCCCCCGGCCGAGAAGCCGATCACCACGGACGACTTCCCCGAGCTCGACGGCGCCCCCGGCGGCACCCTCCGCTCGTACGGCATCCTCTCCGACGCGCTGAAGAAGGCCGGCGCCCGGACCGACCTGCGGCACGAGAGCGTCTGCTTCGTCCCCTCGGTCAGCGCGGTCGCGATCCGCGACATCGACCAGCAGAAGGACCTCTACGCGCACATCGACGACCTGCCCCCGGAGGAGAGCGAGGTCGACGAGTTCATCTGCTCCTCGGAGACGACGGGACACACCGCCATCACCCGGGAACTCGGCGAGTGGCTCCTGGAGCGGCTGCCCGACTGA
- a CDS encoding SGNH/GDSL hydrolase family protein — translation MPTAMHKTSGTTKTPLARRLAVAAVALGSCLALAGPAASAGAAPADPVRTVFFGDSYTSNYGIAPFHQDDVNRLLCFRANENYPAVATRRLADKGVTLTVRSDVSCGGAVVRHFWEDQETLPGAGLKVPAQQAALKDDTQLVVGSMGGNTLGFTRILKQCSAKLRSDEHSLLPGTPVDGDEPAAACAEFFGSGDGKQWLDDQFEQVGWDLEEMLDRMAYFAPDAKRVLVGYPRLVPEDTDTCLTAAPGQTELPLADIPQDAMPVLDRIQKRLNDVTKKAAADAEGGADFVDLYAETGGNTICDGAGRGIGGLLETSRITIGEVSLPWYAHPNEKGRDLQAQHVAAKVEEVLNR, via the coding sequence ATGCCTACGGCCATGCACAAGACGAGCGGGACGACGAAGACTCCCCTGGCACGGCGGCTGGCCGTCGCGGCCGTCGCGCTGGGCAGCTGCCTGGCGCTCGCCGGCCCGGCGGCGAGCGCCGGCGCGGCGCCCGCCGACCCCGTACGGACCGTCTTCTTCGGCGACTCGTACACCTCCAACTACGGCATCGCCCCCTTCCACCAGGACGACGTCAACAGGCTTCTCTGCTTCCGGGCGAACGAGAACTACCCCGCCGTCGCCACCCGGCGCCTCGCCGACAAGGGCGTCACGCTCACCGTCCGGTCGGACGTCTCCTGCGGAGGCGCGGTCGTCCGCCACTTCTGGGAGGATCAGGAGACGCTGCCCGGCGCCGGCCTGAAGGTCCCGGCGCAGCAGGCCGCACTCAAGGACGACACCCAGCTGGTCGTGGGCAGCATGGGCGGCAACACCCTGGGCTTCACCCGCATCCTCAAGCAGTGCTCCGCCAAGCTCCGTAGCGACGAGCACTCCCTGCTGCCCGGAACACCGGTGGACGGGGACGAACCGGCCGCCGCGTGTGCCGAGTTCTTCGGGTCCGGAGACGGGAAGCAGTGGCTGGACGATCAGTTCGAGCAGGTCGGGTGGGACCTGGAGGAGATGCTCGACCGCATGGCGTACTTCGCCCCCGACGCCAAGCGCGTCCTGGTCGGCTACCCCAGGCTCGTCCCGGAGGACACCGACACGTGCCTGACCGCGGCGCCGGGCCAGACGGAACTGCCGCTCGCCGACATTCCCCAGGACGCCATGCCGGTCCTGGACCGGATCCAGAAGCGGCTGAACGACGTCACGAAGAAGGCCGCCGCCGACGCCGAAGGCGGCGCCGACTTCGTGGACCTCTATGCCGAGACCGGCGGCAACACGATCTGCGACGGGGCGGGCCGGGGCATCGGCGGCCTGCTGGAGACCTCCCGGATCACGATCGGCGAGGTGTCGCTCCCCTGGTACGCGCACCCCAACGAGAAGGGCCGCGACCTTCAGGCGCAGCACGTGGCCGCCAAGGTCGAGGAGGTCCTCAACCGGTAG
- a CDS encoding FG-GAP-like repeat-containing protein: protein MRKALFRRLASTAVALGLTSAALLGAGTAPAQAAVSDCPTGYFCAWADTNGTGSMFKTNASKATLGTWDNKFRMVINRSSLIACTYDQPNYVDGVSWYENDGYPTSIASRSVSSVKMVPTLRECETDPYPYWRSETSPTAAGFGDMNGDRKADVLVRDMAGRLWFMPGDGTGRKVGSGGWNAFDSMVRHGDFSRDGREDVITREKATGKLWLYPGTGTGGLGARKLIGAGGWNAMSRIAAFGDLTGDARSDLLAVERSTGRLWLYPGTSTGTLGARKLLGNGGWNGMNALAGVGDMNGDGRADLYAREASTGKLWLYPGKPGALGSRVLVGSGGWNAMTSLIANGDWSGDGKADLLATKDPDWLVQYQGTGTGGVRAGEETTGTWWYLNGAF from the coding sequence ATGCGTAAAGCCCTGTTCCGGCGCCTGGCCTCCACGGCCGTCGCGCTGGGACTCACCTCGGCCGCTCTGCTCGGCGCGGGCACGGCGCCCGCGCAGGCCGCGGTCAGCGACTGCCCCACGGGCTACTTCTGCGCGTGGGCGGACACCAACGGCACGGGCTCGATGTTCAAGACGAACGCGAGCAAGGCGACGCTGGGCACGTGGGACAACAAGTTCCGCATGGTCATCAACCGCTCGTCGCTCATCGCCTGTACCTACGACCAGCCGAACTACGTCGACGGCGTCTCGTGGTACGAGAACGACGGCTATCCCACCAGCATCGCCAGCAGGTCCGTCAGCTCGGTGAAGATGGTCCCGACGCTCCGGGAGTGCGAGACGGACCCGTACCCCTACTGGCGTTCGGAGACGTCGCCCACGGCGGCCGGTTTCGGTGACATGAACGGCGACCGGAAGGCGGACGTCCTCGTCCGCGACATGGCAGGGCGCCTGTGGTTCATGCCGGGTGACGGCACCGGGCGCAAGGTGGGCTCCGGCGGCTGGAACGCCTTCGACAGCATGGTCCGGCACGGCGACTTCAGCCGTGACGGCCGCGAGGACGTGATCACCCGCGAGAAGGCCACCGGCAAGCTGTGGCTCTACCCCGGCACCGGGACCGGCGGCCTCGGCGCGCGCAAGCTGATCGGCGCGGGCGGCTGGAACGCCATGAGCCGGATCGCCGCGTTCGGCGACCTGACCGGCGACGCGCGGTCCGACCTGCTCGCCGTCGAGAGGTCCACCGGCCGGCTGTGGCTGTACCCGGGCACGTCCACGGGCACGCTGGGCGCGCGCAAGCTGCTCGGCAACGGCGGCTGGAACGGCATGAACGCCCTGGCCGGCGTCGGTGACATGAACGGCGACGGCCGGGCCGACCTGTACGCCCGTGAGGCGTCCACCGGCAAGCTCTGGCTCTACCCGGGCAAGCCCGGCGCGCTCGGCTCGCGGGTGCTGGTCGGCAGCGGCGGCTGGAACGCCATGACGTCGCTCATCGCGAACGGCGACTGGTCGGGCGACGGCAAGGCGGACCTGCTCGCGACGAAGGACCCCGACTGGCTGGTCCAGTACCAGGGCACCGGCACGGGCGGCGTCCGCGCGGGCGAGGAGACCACCGGCACCTGGTGGTACCTGAACGGCGCCTTCTGA
- a CDS encoding dihydrofolate reductase family protein, with protein sequence MGRIIHFVHQSLDGFIAGPNGEFDWPAMGPELSAYTEELTAGDTVFLYGRKVWDLMSGFWPNARKYSQDPHDLAFAPVWLETPKVVVSRTLAGRDLDWNTTLVSENVAEELRALAASGKNLVLFGGADLAAHLGAHGAIDEYRVVVHPVLLGGGTPAFRPAENRTELETVETRTFDGRSILLRHRVVREA encoded by the coding sequence ATGGGTCGGATCATTCACTTCGTGCACCAGTCCCTCGACGGTTTCATCGCCGGGCCGAACGGGGAGTTCGACTGGCCGGCCATGGGCCCCGAACTCTCCGCCTACACCGAGGAACTGACCGCCGGCGACACGGTCTTCCTCTACGGCCGCAAGGTCTGGGACCTGATGTCCGGCTTCTGGCCGAACGCCCGGAAGTACTCGCAGGACCCGCACGACCTGGCCTTCGCCCCGGTCTGGCTGGAGACCCCGAAGGTCGTGGTCTCCCGGACCCTCGCGGGCCGGGACCTCGACTGGAACACCACGCTCGTCTCCGAGAACGTCGCCGAGGAGCTGAGGGCGCTCGCGGCGTCCGGAAAGAACCTGGTGCTGTTCGGCGGCGCGGACCTGGCCGCCCACCTGGGCGCGCACGGTGCGATCGACGAGTACCGGGTCGTCGTCCACCCCGTGCTCCTCGGCGGCGGCACCCCGGCCTTCCGCCCTGCCGAGAACCGCACGGAACTGGAGACGGTGGAGACCCGCACCTTCGACGGCCGCTCGATCCTGCTCCGGCACCGTGTCGTGCGCGAGGCCTAG
- a CDS encoding GGDEF domain-containing protein, with product MGEDVRLRAVVALAQGMAAAHTPREFWRAAALGSCEGLDGTFAALSVWERDHGRLKVLVNAGERAVGEEEFPDSETYPVHQFPEITEFLHEQWAGGGEPDAWVETADDRVPTGRVTGLRRRGRGCCVVAPIVLHGRAWGELYVARPPEAKPFTRADADFATVLAAVVAAGIAQAERLEEVRKLAFTDPLTGLANRRAVDTRLDEAIERYRADGSVVSLMVCDLNGLKRVNDTHGHAVGDRLLERFGSVLSRCGARLPGALAARLGGDEFCLLTVGPTADEVVAVAEELCVRAAELELGEGVACGVASTGDPIGPLRSARRLFRLADAAQYQAKAARSAKPVVAGRDGTVIRLADAPPGARDRRRFRDAPPVELPPQDP from the coding sequence ATGGGTGAGGATGTACGGCTGCGGGCCGTAGTGGCGCTGGCGCAGGGGATGGCGGCGGCGCACACTCCACGCGAGTTCTGGCGGGCGGCGGCGCTCGGGTCCTGCGAGGGGCTCGACGGGACGTTCGCCGCCCTCTCCGTCTGGGAGCGGGACCACGGCAGACTCAAGGTCCTGGTCAACGCCGGGGAGCGGGCCGTGGGCGAGGAGGAGTTCCCGGACTCGGAGACGTATCCGGTGCACCAGTTTCCCGAGATCACCGAGTTCCTGCACGAGCAGTGGGCCGGTGGCGGCGAGCCCGACGCCTGGGTGGAGACGGCCGACGACCGGGTCCCGACCGGCCGTGTGACGGGCCTGCGAAGGCGGGGCCGGGGCTGCTGCGTGGTCGCCCCGATCGTGCTGCACGGCCGGGCCTGGGGTGAGCTGTACGTCGCGCGGCCGCCCGAGGCGAAACCTTTCACCCGGGCGGACGCCGACTTCGCGACCGTCCTCGCGGCGGTCGTCGCGGCCGGCATCGCCCAGGCGGAGCGCCTGGAGGAGGTCCGCAAGCTGGCCTTCACCGATCCGCTCACCGGCCTCGCCAACCGGCGGGCCGTCGACACCCGACTGGACGAGGCCATCGAGCGCTACCGGGCCGACGGCTCCGTCGTGAGCCTGATGGTCTGCGACCTCAACGGCCTCAAGCGGGTCAACGACACCCACGGCCACGCCGTCGGCGACCGGCTCCTCGAACGCTTCGGCTCGGTCCTCTCCCGCTGCGGCGCCCGGCTCCCCGGCGCGCTCGCGGCCCGCCTCGGCGGCGACGAGTTCTGCCTCCTCACGGTCGGCCCGACGGCGGACGAGGTGGTCGCGGTCGCCGAGGAGCTCTGCGTGCGGGCGGCGGAGCTGGAGCTCGGTGAGGGCGTGGCGTGCGGGGTCGCGTCCACGGGCGATCCCATCGGCCCGCTCAGGTCGGCGCGCCGCCTCTTCCGGCTCGCGGACGCGGCCCAGTACCAGGCGAAGGCGGCGCGCTCGGCGAAGCCGGTCGTGGCGGGCCGGGACGGCACGGTCATCCGTCTGGCCGACGCCCCGCCGGGAGCCCGCGACCGCCGCCGCTTCCGCGACGCACCGCCGGTGGAGCTGCCGCCTCAGGACCCCTGA
- a CDS encoding enoyl-CoA hydratase/isomerase family protein: MSEQRFGEFVVVRKDGHVAELVLDRPKAMNAVSSEMARSLGAACDALAADASVRVTVLTSSNDRAFCVGADLKERNSFTDAELVRQRPTARAAYTGVLELPMPTVAAVHGFALGGGFELALACDVIVADGTAVVGLPEVSVGVIPGGGGTQLLPRRVGAARAAELVFTARRVEAAEARELGLVDLLAEDARTGALELAGRIAVNSPVGLRAAKKAMRLGQGLDLRAGLEVEDAAWRSVAFSGDRAEGVAAFNEKRKPEWPGE; this comes from the coding sequence ATGTCCGAGCAGCGTTTTGGTGAGTTCGTGGTGGTCCGGAAGGACGGTCACGTGGCCGAATTGGTCCTCGACCGGCCCAAGGCGATGAACGCGGTCTCCTCCGAGATGGCCCGCTCCCTCGGCGCGGCCTGCGACGCGCTCGCCGCCGACGCCTCCGTCCGCGTCACCGTCCTCACCTCCTCGAACGACCGGGCCTTCTGCGTCGGCGCGGACCTCAAGGAGCGCAACTCCTTCACCGACGCCGAGCTCGTCCGCCAGCGCCCGACCGCCCGTGCCGCCTACACCGGCGTCCTGGAGCTGCCGATGCCGACGGTCGCCGCCGTGCACGGCTTCGCCCTCGGCGGCGGCTTCGAGCTCGCGCTCGCCTGCGACGTGATCGTCGCCGACGGGACCGCCGTGGTCGGCCTCCCCGAGGTCTCCGTCGGCGTCATCCCGGGCGGCGGTGGTACGCAGCTCCTCCCGCGCCGGGTGGGCGCGGCGCGCGCCGCCGAGCTGGTCTTCACGGCGCGCCGGGTGGAGGCGGCGGAGGCGCGCGAGCTGGGTCTCGTCGACCTCCTGGCGGAGGACGCGCGGACGGGCGCCCTGGAGCTGGCCGGTCGGATCGCGGTCAACTCGCCGGTCGGGCTGCGCGCCGCGAAGAAGGCCATGCGGCTCGGCCAGGGCCTGGACCTGCGGGCCGGCCTGGAGGTCGAGGACGCGGCGTGGCGTTCGGTGGCGTTCTCGGGGGACCGCGCGGAGGGCGTGGCGGCGTTCAACGAGAAGCGGAAGCCGGAGTGGCCGGGGGAGTGA
- a CDS encoding adenylate/guanylate cyclase domain-containing protein has translation MTVDDANAGDGTEPPANPTHEPPTYPTPHHEVDHTAEPSDDPLAIRLEQLILGADRRYTPFQAARTAGVSMELASRFWRAMGFADIGQAKALTEADVLALRRLAGLVEAGLLSEPMAVQVARSTGQTTARLAEWQIDSFLEGLTEPPEPGMTRTEVTYPLVELLLPELEEFLIYVWRRQLAAATGRVLVQAADDEEMVDRRLAVGFADLVGFTRLTRRLEEEELGELVEAFETTCADLVAAHGGRLIKTLGDEVLYCADDPGTAAEIALRLIETLGHDETMPALRVGIAFGTVTTRMGDVFGTTVNLASRLTSIAPKDAVLVDGALAAELSRTGDAPASEAEAAEEAARAEKEGRQAATYRFALQPMWQRPVRGLGVVEPWLLTRRPT, from the coding sequence GTGACCGTCGACGACGCGAACGCGGGCGACGGAACCGAGCCACCCGCGAACCCCACCCACGAACCGCCCACGTACCCCACCCCGCACCACGAGGTCGACCACACGGCCGAGCCGAGCGACGACCCCCTCGCCATCCGGCTGGAACAGCTGATCCTCGGCGCCGACCGCCGCTACACGCCGTTCCAGGCCGCCCGCACCGCCGGCGTCTCCATGGAGCTCGCCTCCCGCTTCTGGCGCGCCATGGGCTTCGCCGACATCGGCCAGGCCAAGGCCCTCACCGAGGCCGACGTCCTCGCGCTGCGCCGCCTCGCCGGTCTCGTCGAGGCCGGACTGCTCAGCGAGCCCATGGCCGTCCAGGTCGCCCGCTCCACCGGCCAGACGACCGCCCGGCTCGCCGAGTGGCAGATCGACTCCTTCCTGGAGGGCCTCACCGAGCCGCCCGAGCCCGGCATGACCCGCACCGAGGTGACATATCCCCTCGTCGAGCTGCTCCTGCCCGAGCTGGAGGAGTTCCTGATCTACGTGTGGCGGCGGCAGCTCGCCGCCGCGACCGGCCGCGTGCTCGTGCAGGCCGCCGACGACGAGGAGATGGTCGACCGGCGGCTCGCGGTCGGCTTCGCGGACCTCGTGGGCTTCACCCGCCTCACCCGCCGCCTGGAGGAGGAGGAGCTCGGCGAGCTCGTCGAGGCCTTCGAGACGACCTGCGCCGACCTCGTCGCCGCGCACGGCGGCCGGCTCATCAAGACCCTCGGCGACGAGGTCCTCTACTGCGCCGACGACCCCGGCACGGCCGCCGAGATCGCGCTCCGGCTCATCGAGACCCTCGGCCACGACGAGACGATGCCCGCGCTGCGCGTCGGCATCGCCTTCGGCACGGTGACCACCCGCATGGGCGATGTCTTCGGCACGACCGTGAACCTCGCCAGCCGCCTCACCTCGATAGCCCCCAAGGACGCCGTGCTCGTCGACGGCGCGCTCGCGGCGGAGCTGTCCAGGACCGGGGACGCGCCCGCCTCCGAGGCGGAGGCGGCCGAGGAGGCGGCCCGCGCGGAGAAGGAGGGCCGCCAGGCCGCCACGTACCGCTTCGCGCTCCAGCCGATGTGGCAGAGGCCGGTACGAGGCCTCGGTGTCGTCGAGCCCTGGCTCCTGACCCGCCGCCCGACCTAG